A stretch of Fulvia fulva chromosome 4, complete sequence DNA encodes these proteins:
- a CDS encoding Tyrosine-protein phosphatase, translated as MASPTNIPPFDQILNFRDVATSINTLSAQHLLKPGLLFRSGLPDQATPSDQHRLTNSHLLKTIIDLRTDSEHISQTQKQQAKDIPSSPIKEPHDPSKPLRIPGVQYHDISLNGHAYSSALMKQLSYWNAAKLIGLYVTGYRNQAISILGRNVMAKRGLIGLAEDSLTHSTVEFKQIFDVLADEASFPVLVHCTQGKDRTGVTVLLVLLLLGAPLDAVDQDYMLSEKELASEREEGLKQINSIGLPDEFGGCAPGWVEAISKWIDERYGGVEAYLQGCGVSKEQQQKVIAVLKI; from the coding sequence ATGGCATCTCCAACCAATATACCACCCTTCGACCAAATCCTCAACTTCCGCGACGTCGCCACCTCAATCAACACCCTCTCCGCTCAACATCTCCTAAAACCAGGTCTCCTCTTCCGCAGCGGCCTCCCCGACCAAGCAACCCCCTCCGACCAGCACCGCCTAACCAACTCCCACCTCCTCAAAACCATCATAGACCTCCGCACCGACAGCGAACACATCTCCCAAACCCAAAAGCAGCAAGCCAAAGACATCCCCTCCTCCCCCATCAAAGAACCCCACGATCCCTCCAAACCGCTCCGGATCCCTGGGGTCCAATACCACGACATCTCTCTAAATGGCCATGCTTACTCTTCCGCACTCATGAAGCAGTTGTCGTATTGGAATGCAGCGAAGTTGATTGGGCTGTATGTCACCGGGTATCGGAATCAGGCGATCAGTATTCTGGGGAGGAACGTCATGGCGAAACGGGGCTTGATTGGACTGGCGGAGGATTCGTTGACGCATTCTACTGTGGAGTTTAAGCAGATTTTTGACGTTTTGGCTGATGAGGCGAGTTTTCCTGTTCTGGTGCATTGTACGCAGGGGAAGGATAGGACGGGGGTTACGGTTCTTTTGGTGTTGTTGCTTCTGGGAGCTCCGCTGGATGCGGTTGATCAGGATTATATGCTAAGCGAGAAGGAACTGGCGTCTGAGAGGGAGGAGGGGTTGAAGCAGATTAATTCGATTGGCCTTCCGGATGAGTTTGGTGGGTGTGCGCCTGGGTGGGTAGAGGCTATATCCAAGTGGATTGATGAGCGTTATGGTGGTGTTGAGGCTTATCTGCAAGGCTGTGGTGTGAGCAAGGAACAGCAACAGAAGGTTATTGCCGTTTTGAAGATATGA